Proteins encoded together in one Bradyrhizobium sp. CB82 window:
- a CDS encoding ABC transporter substrate-binding protein: MVLGLTRRSVTAGIGAAIAAPFVGRPALAAQPIVLGVPYCQTAAAGVADHQDFLNGTTLAMEEINAAGGILGRPLKLFTTDMNVLSPESSKQALAACVDAKVDAISFAFTLVPLPAMDATVKYKCPYINGNAQRAGTSAVKEQPDKYSHIFQFCPSEVNYGWSYALWLEDQEQGGVWKPKNRKVHIIQEQIGYCQTISRAAQEAIKRRGKFEVARITDIQYPVQDWAPVIREMKEVDAAAIMVDHWVAAEYAAFCKQFVASPVRDSLVYLQYGPSQPEFLELAGSAANGFVWGTTMGIYGDERGLAYRQKYKKRFPGIAGLAYTGIAYDQTYYLKKAWEAVGDPRKFREVCDWIRANPQRGVCGYVDMGNPYQEALHFPDNGGDELQARKLEAGVAQLYVQIQGGEHKIVYPGPVSETKLSSAPWWS, from the coding sequence ATGGTTTTGGGACTCACCAGGCGTTCAGTGACTGCGGGCATCGGCGCGGCTATCGCTGCGCCATTCGTTGGACGGCCGGCGCTTGCGGCGCAGCCGATCGTTCTCGGCGTTCCCTACTGTCAGACGGCCGCTGCCGGTGTTGCGGATCATCAGGATTTCCTGAATGGCACGACGCTGGCGATGGAAGAGATCAATGCTGCAGGCGGCATCCTCGGGAGGCCGCTAAAGCTGTTCACAACCGACATGAACGTTCTTTCGCCGGAATCCTCCAAGCAGGCGCTTGCCGCCTGCGTGGACGCCAAGGTCGACGCGATCTCCTTTGCTTTTACGCTCGTCCCGTTGCCGGCGATGGACGCGACCGTGAAGTACAAATGTCCCTACATCAACGGAAACGCACAACGCGCCGGCACCTCTGCCGTGAAAGAGCAACCGGATAAATACAGCCACATCTTCCAGTTTTGTCCGTCTGAGGTGAACTATGGATGGAGCTACGCTCTCTGGCTGGAAGACCAGGAGCAGGGGGGCGTCTGGAAACCAAAGAACCGCAAGGTTCATATCATTCAGGAGCAGATCGGTTACTGCCAAACGATATCGCGTGCGGCCCAGGAAGCGATCAAGCGGCGCGGCAAGTTCGAAGTCGCCCGCATTACGGATATCCAGTATCCCGTGCAGGACTGGGCACCGGTCATTCGCGAGATGAAGGAGGTCGATGCCGCCGCGATCATGGTGGACCATTGGGTGGCTGCTGAATACGCCGCTTTCTGCAAACAGTTTGTGGCAAGCCCGGTGCGCGATTCGCTCGTCTATCTTCAGTACGGCCCCTCGCAGCCGGAATTCCTCGAGCTTGCCGGTTCGGCGGCGAACGGCTTCGTCTGGGGCACGACCATGGGCATCTATGGTGACGAGAGGGGGCTCGCCTACAGGCAGAAGTACAAGAAGCGTTTCCCCGGCATTGCCGGGCTTGCCTACACCGGCATTGCCTACGATCAGACCTACTACCTCAAGAAGGCCTGGGAAGCGGTCGGCGATCCCCGGAAGTTCAGGGAGGTCTGCGACTGGATCCGGGCCAACCCGCAACGCGGCGTCTGCGGCTACGTCGATATGGGCAACCCATATCAGGAAGCGCTCCATTTCCCAGACAATGGGGGGGACGAATTGCAGGCGCGCAAGCTCGAGGCCGGCGTCGCGCAGCTCTATGTCCAGATCCAGGGTGGCGAGCACAAGATCGTCTATCCCGGTCCGGTCTCGGAAACGAAGCTGAGCTCTGCGCCGTGGTGGAGCTGA
- a CDS encoding primary-amine oxidase yields MDTATASSSCTCIPDTPNTDAVKHPLDPLTAAEIAAVIRIVRNDLQYGAEFLFETIELLEPEKSLVRQYRPGDPIKRVARVNLFEVREDGIWRLTVSLAQGKVLTSKYLRTAKPMIQLEQFTAIEDAVRAAPEFIAACKKRGIDDMSLVCIDPWSAGNFDIPGEDGRYLAHVFAWLRLRENDNLYAHPIGGLNAVVDIKTYEIIRVDDHEIIPIPEAEVNYEAEFIKNPRAPYKPLNIVQPEGVSFRLDGHRLEWDRWSVLVGFNSREGLTLHDISYDGRPIAHRASLVEMVVPYGTTDKGHFRKNVFDIGEYGIGKLANSLKLGCDCLGAIAYLDAHLATMDGRVVTIENAICIHEEDAGLLWKHWDFRSNNVESRRARRLVISCIATVANYEYGLFWYFHTDGSIQFELKATGIINTAACHPGQPGKYGKEVAPGVVGHIHQHIFCARLDMNVDGEDNSVVELNTQADPWGPDNVYGNGFYEEETVLKTELGGCRQANPATHRAWKVINPNRKNWVGTPTGYKLEASHPVTPFIHPESPSGRRSTFIKNQLWVTAFDPEERYPAGEHMNHSDGSGGVADFVRKNRNIENTDIVLWHVFGLHHQVRPEDFPVQPCIFTGFKLMPSGFFDRNPGIDLAPDRNAASCHAQAAE; encoded by the coding sequence CCGCCTCGTCGTCCTGCACGTGCATCCCGGACACGCCTAACACGGATGCCGTAAAGCATCCTCTCGATCCCTTGACGGCCGCCGAAATCGCTGCGGTGATCCGGATCGTCCGCAATGATCTACAGTACGGCGCCGAATTTCTCTTCGAGACGATCGAACTTCTCGAACCTGAGAAATCACTCGTACGTCAGTACAGGCCCGGAGATCCCATAAAAAGAGTGGCGCGGGTCAATCTGTTCGAGGTCAGGGAGGATGGCATCTGGCGTCTGACGGTTTCGCTTGCGCAAGGAAAAGTTCTCACGTCGAAATATTTGCGAACCGCCAAGCCGATGATCCAGCTCGAACAGTTCACGGCCATCGAAGACGCCGTGCGGGCGGCTCCCGAGTTCATTGCCGCCTGCAAGAAGCGCGGCATCGATGACATGTCGCTTGTCTGCATCGATCCGTGGTCGGCGGGTAATTTCGACATTCCGGGTGAGGATGGCCGATATCTCGCGCACGTCTTCGCCTGGCTGCGTCTGCGGGAGAACGACAATCTCTATGCGCACCCGATCGGTGGCCTGAACGCCGTCGTCGATATCAAGACCTACGAAATCATCCGCGTCGACGACCATGAGATCATCCCGATTCCTGAGGCAGAGGTGAATTACGAGGCGGAGTTCATCAAGAACCCGCGCGCCCCCTACAAGCCGCTCAATATCGTACAGCCCGAGGGCGTTTCGTTCAGGCTCGATGGACATCGGCTGGAATGGGATCGCTGGTCCGTGCTTGTCGGTTTCAATTCGCGCGAAGGCCTGACTCTGCATGACATCAGCTACGACGGGCGGCCGATCGCGCATCGCGCGTCGCTGGTGGAAATGGTCGTCCCGTATGGCACCACAGACAAGGGACATTTCCGGAAGAATGTTTTCGACATCGGCGAGTACGGCATCGGCAAGCTCGCCAATTCGTTGAAGCTCGGCTGCGACTGCCTCGGCGCGATCGCTTATCTCGACGCACATCTCGCGACGATGGACGGCAGGGTGGTCACCATCGAAAACGCCATCTGCATCCATGAGGAGGACGCTGGCCTGCTGTGGAAGCATTGGGACTTTCGCTCCAACAACGTCGAGTCGAGGCGTGCCCGCAGGCTGGTCATCTCTTGCATCGCGACGGTCGCCAACTACGAGTATGGCCTGTTCTGGTACTTCCACACGGACGGCTCGATCCAGTTCGAGCTCAAGGCGACCGGCATCATCAACACCGCCGCATGCCATCCGGGCCAGCCCGGCAAGTATGGCAAGGAAGTCGCCCCCGGCGTCGTGGGCCACATCCACCAGCACATCTTTTGCGCGCGGCTGGACATGAACGTCGATGGCGAAGACAACAGCGTCGTCGAGCTCAACACCCAGGCTGATCCCTGGGGACCCGACAATGTCTATGGCAACGGCTTCTATGAAGAGGAAACGGTTCTGAAGACGGAGCTGGGCGGGTGCCGTCAGGCGAACCCGGCGACGCATCGGGCCTGGAAGGTTATCAACCCCAATCGCAAGAATTGGGTCGGCACGCCGACGGGCTACAAGCTCGAGGCCAGCCATCCGGTGACACCATTCATCCATCCGGAGTCGCCGTCGGGCAGGCGGTCGACCTTCATCAAGAACCAGCTCTGGGTCACGGCCTTCGATCCCGAAGAGCGATATCCGGCTGGCGAACACATGAACCACTCGGACGGAAGTGGTGGCGTCGCTGATTTCGTCAGGAAAAACCGGAATATCGAGAACACTGATATCGTGCTCTGGCACGTCTTCGGTCTTCACCATCAGGTCCGTCCCGAAGACTTTCCCGTTCAACCCTGCATCTTCACCGGCTTCAAGCTGATGCCCAGTGGCTTTTTCGATCGCAATCCCGGCATCGATCTCGCGCCTGACAGGAACGCCGCGAGTTGTCATGCGCAGGCCGCTGAGTAG
- a CDS encoding MFS transporter: MTSAIFAFAIFAGSAARVLPALLAVPIQQDLGWQTSDVAWPITLGVAVSACASPFAAHGLERWGVRSPLVASLVLLALSLASTTRATSPWHLAVAWGLGVGFSGSLSASLLGAIVGSRGDASHCGTRSGLLASMQLLGSAAGLLVASRAVSALDWCFVFQAAAVGVLATAFAVALVPASGRGATPQKPKPNRYASPCPTGKNWRFWALATVFCICGASTSGLIDGRLGMLCMGAGLSLSSSADVMAIVVIGGAIGSTVSGYLADRYPAQTLLAVYFVLRALLLLWLPFTGFSVVELARFGALYGLDAALTFPALIRLMSGNLGMCRVGRAMGWMTVAHLAGATIASAGVGALGLAAYAVGFACVGLACLVAAGLVVLLRDAPAQDAPSG; encoded by the coding sequence ATGACCTCTGCAATCTTCGCTTTCGCGATCTTTGCAGGCTCGGCCGCGCGCGTCCTCCCCGCGTTGCTGGCCGTCCCCATCCAGCAGGACCTGGGGTGGCAAACCTCCGACGTGGCCTGGCCGATTACGCTCGGCGTCGCAGTCTCCGCATGCGCATCGCCGTTCGCGGCGCATGGCCTCGAACGATGGGGCGTTCGATCGCCGCTGGTCGCCAGCCTGGTTCTCCTTGCGCTATCGCTTGCATCGACGACGCGCGCGACGTCGCCATGGCACCTCGCTGTGGCCTGGGGACTGGGCGTTGGATTCAGTGGCTCTTTGAGCGCCTCCCTTCTAGGCGCGATAGTCGGGAGTCGTGGCGACGCGTCGCATTGCGGCACACGCTCCGGTCTCCTGGCGTCGATGCAGTTGCTGGGATCGGCGGCGGGACTGCTGGTGGCATCGCGCGCGGTCAGTGCGCTCGATTGGTGCTTCGTGTTCCAGGCCGCCGCCGTCGGCGTGCTGGCCACGGCCTTCGCAGTCGCTCTTGTCCCTGCATCCGGACGAGGAGCCACTCCACAGAAGCCCAAGCCCAACCGATACGCGTCACCGTGTCCAACGGGGAAGAACTGGCGGTTCTGGGCCCTGGCAACGGTCTTCTGCATCTGCGGCGCGTCGACATCTGGCTTGATCGACGGCCGGCTCGGTATGCTCTGCATGGGCGCGGGCCTCAGCCTCTCGTCGAGCGCCGACGTAATGGCCATCGTTGTGATCGGCGGCGCGATCGGAAGCACGGTGAGCGGATATCTCGCGGATCGTTATCCCGCGCAAACGCTGCTGGCGGTCTATTTCGTGCTCCGCGCGCTCCTCTTGCTTTGGCTTCCGTTTACCGGCTTCAGCGTTGTCGAATTGGCCCGGTTCGGCGCGCTCTATGGCCTCGATGCGGCACTGACGTTTCCTGCGCTCATCAGGCTGATGTCCGGAAATCTCGGCATGTGCCGCGTCGGCAGAGCGATGGGCTGGATGACGGTCGCACACCTGGCAGGAGCCACGATTGCCTCTGCCGGGGTCGGAGCCCTTGGTCTCGCAGCCTATGCGGTCGGATTCGCCTGCGTTGGCCTTGCCTGCCTCGTGGCCGCGGGGCTCGTGGTGCTTCTGAGGGATGCGCCCGCGCAAGACGCGCCATCCGGCTGA